The genome window tatttcactctGTGACATTCGTGCCCTACTCATCGCTTACCTGTGTcactcttcccctccctctctgcccagAGCCTCAAAAGGGCATGGCTTTGATCTTGAAGTGAGTTGGGGTTTTCAATCCTTATAAGGTTGATCCGCTCCTCACTGAAGTCCAGCTCTCGCGCCAACTCTGTGGAGGAGAATAAATCACAGTAATGATTTCGATGGCACAGTTatgcatttgaaatgtttggCAGCAAACATTAAGTAATTATGTATCTTTTAAGTTTGCTACCTTGATCACTGCAGCTAACGTTTGACTCACCTGTCCAGCTGAAGCCCAGATGGTCAGCTATAATGGCCAACCgttgctcttttctctctgcttcatcCTGTGGATCTACTGTAAATACCACCAGACAGCCATGAGCGGTCAGAGCCGCAGAGTATACCAAATCAGACCACATTTACAAAAGGAATTGACAGAAATCTTCACTGGCTtccttgacagattttttttcatttttggaggggggggtaATTCATTACATTGAATCAAGAAACCTAAAACAAGTACATGAAATGCCTGCAAAGAATAGCCATGATAAACCTAGTGGTGGTACTATGAttaagaaatgtacatttcaatAACTAGAGGAGTATTAGCATTACATGCAATGGTTGAAATAATCTTTAGAACACTTTAGACACTAAGTTGTCTTCCCAAGTTCCATAAAGCCTTTAAGTCAATCTTGAGATTCTCAGCACACATAGAAGGAAAGATAGACGTcattacagacacaaacacagcacaagtGACACAGTCACATGGATTCTTCAACTACAATTGGGACTCAACtacaagagacagagaggcagcacCTTTACAGCTGCAGTGTACTAATGAGGCACAACAGATAGAGAATAGCCCCTTAAACTTGGGGGATACCTTGACTTTGATCTTTATCATCTGGGATTCGCTGCATCTGTGTCTCAACAGGGTCGTCCCACAGTGGTCTAATGGGAAAGACGTCTCCTGAGGGAGGGAACTGCATCTCAGGGAAAGTTTCTCTTTCTATTATTGATGGATCGATGAGACTGCTCTCATCATCCGAGTTGGCAGCTGCAGCCTCatgttctttctctgtctctgcctgcgCCAATCTTGCCACAAGTTTTGCGGCTTCATCACTTATCTCTTCAAAGAAATCAATGGACTGTTTGCATGGCTCACTTGTCTCTTTAGTGGGCGTTGTTGGCTGAGATGACTGACCGCTTTTGCCACGGACTGGCAATCTGGACTGGAAGCTTTTAGATTTTGCTGAATCAGCACTCTTTTTAGCGGATGGCTTGGTGGTCTCCCCCTCACAGAAGCTCTTGGCTTTGGAAGATGTCTTGGTTTTGGCATCCACAGAAGGACCTGCATCTGTCTCAGATTTTCTCCTTGAATCCTTTTTTACAGGAACCTTAAGCTTTTTGTCTTGGGTTGACTCGGCACGCTTGACACTAGAATCAGGCTTTAAAGTGCTAGCCTTGATGGGTATTCTAGATTTTGATTCGGAAGTGAAGGAGGCCTCTTTTTTAAGAGTTGCTGAAGAGGAGGTTGAATGAGATGGCGAGGGAATTGTGGATTTTCCCCGACCTTGAGCAGCAGACTTagcttgtgttttcactggagTCTTTTTAACACTACTGGCAGAACTTTGTTTGGACTTGCCTGTTTGTTTGGGGGCTTCTATCACTGATTGAGGTTCCTCTGGAGAAGAGTCAGAGGACTCTTGGCCCTGCTCAGGATAAACTGATCTGGTGACTGTAGTTTCTGCTGTCTGTACATTCGTTATCATTTGGTCAGGGCAACTTGTGTCTAAATCTAAACAACcttcatttacatgtttttctgttttagtctCTAGACCTTCAGGGGATGTCTGATCTTTCTTTGCAGATTTGGATGAAGCTGAAATGCCCATTTTAGGGATTTTACATTTGGAGGCATCAGCTTTCAAGGCTGGCTGGTCACATTCAGTTGGGGACTGAAGCTCAGCTGTTTCTTTTGATTTCTCAGTCTCCTCAGTCTTTACCTCTAGTGTTAGATTGAGGCCAACTTCGGGTTCTTCTGCTGATCTCACAACTTCCTGACTGGGCTCTTCTAAGAGAGGCTCCTCTAAAGGCTGTTCTCCTATCTGGAAAAAGGCAAAGCCACCCGCCTCTTCCTCATAGCTCCTCTTAGTCATATCAATAGCACCACTTCGGGTCATCTCAAAGAGTTTCCCCTCTTGGAATAGGAAGGGGTTGGGCTCACTGGTAGGAGTGCTCTCTTCTGTTGGTGTCCTACCAGGTGTTGTGTCTGGAGTTGCTTGGAGAGACTGACGATCTACTGCCAGATTCAGTAtcttttgttcctcctctttGACACGTGCTGCAAAAGCAGCATCATCCTCCCGCATGGTAGACCATGAGTCAGTGTCCACCCTTGCAGTGACACCTTTTGACTCAGTTCTGGGAGGTCCCAGtgcatcatcatcctcttctgTATCATCATAGATACAGACCTCCggtttgaacatttcttttgatCGACCTATGGAAGCAGTTGCAGCTTCTGGTGCTCCTGTATGCACCTTATGATCCTCTTTCACCTCATCTGTTACATTGCTACCTTGTTTTTGTGCACCAATCTTTTGATCGGTAACACCTAACTTTTGACCACCCTTGccatcacttttgttttctcttgatttCCTCAAACTCTCCTCCTTTTGctcatctgttctgttttcagcGTTTGGTGTTCCAGCAGACTTTTTGGCAGTACTGTCTTTATCGGCAGATGGTGGGACTGTTTGTGCCTGTGCGGTTTCGAGTTTGGATTTTGAATGATGCTGGCCTGAGACAGACTGAGGTCCCTCTGAAGTGACACTGGCTGTTGTGTTCTTGACCTCTTTGCTGTGGGATCCATCATGCAAACCTGCtgaaaaaggagagggaggttGTACTTTAATATGGGgatcaacaaaaacagctaaCTTTGAATCTTCAGCGGGTCTACTGAGCCCACATTCACTCTGCGAAAGCTTCCCTCTTGTGGGCTCTAATGTTTCATAGCTGTCATCCCCTATTTTGGCATCTGCTGAAGGGAACAAATCTTTTCTAGAGTTTTTTTTGCTCCTCGCGTCTTGTTCCatttcatcaaatgttttaattttggcTGCCATCTTAAACATCTCCTCCTCTGGAGTGAGTTTTCTCTTAGCTTCATAGCTGTCTGATGTATCCTCTTCTTCTGGATCTTCAGGGATGACAGCCGGTTTGGATGGAACAGAGAGGAATGTATGGTCAGGGGGTTTGGGGTTTACCTCATAACTTACCTCTTCAGAACTAGGAGTATCAGGGGAGAGGGGACTCTTACCAGAACTCGTCATCTGAGATGTCTGCTCACAACTGTCATCATCAGCACTAGCCTCATGGTCTCGAAGCAGCCTACCACGCAAAGCATCTTGGGGGAATTCTGTAGCTTTGCAGGGTTCTGGATGGCTAGATGGTTTACTAGGTGAGCCTAGAGCTGTTGGGAAGGACGGGTGGCTTTTTTGCTCTACAGGGCTGCTCTCTAAGGAGTCATGAGGGGGTGATTCCTCGGTTGGGCTAGGGTCAATTGAGTCTGGGGATTTATGGGAGGAGTTTTCTTCCATGAGAGGACTACCCTCTAGAGAGTCTCTGTGGCTTATTGTCAAAGAGTCATCAGCTAATGGACTGAGGGCATCTGAGTCTTGTTTTAAAGGCAGTTCTAAGCTTTCATGACGCTGAGATGACGATCTAGAGGCTGGAGAACCAACTAATGACAATGCTAGCTGACGATCAGGGCTCTCGTCATCGCTAAGAAAAGTCTCTATAGTCTCTGAAATTTGCTTTGTAAGCTTCTGAGGTTTAGATGGCTTAGACTCACTCCTCCTAACAGATATGGACTCACTTGTAGTGTGGTCATCTGCAGCCTCGCTGGAAGAGACAGGGAGGGTCAATTCTGTAGACAGTTGGTCACCAGCGGCCCTTATACCAGAGTCTCCAGACTTCTCTGtgtctttactttcttttttgaCCGTAGTGGCAGTTGCTGCCAAAGTTGTCAAGGTCTGCTGTCCAGTTTTGggagaaagacacacactctctgggCTTGTGCCTGGAGTGGCTAGACCCTCATGTTTGTAACTGTCCTCAGAGCTCATATGAGGGGTTCCATCTCCAGAACTGGCACTTAGTGAGTCTGCTACACCCTCATGTTTTAAGCTGTCAGAGCTATCATCAAGGCCACCATTCCCAAAGTCTACAGTTTCAGTTAGCTCTGAATGGGCAGCAGCAACTGACttggtttctttctctctgtcttgctgGGTAGTCTCTTTCTTGCGAGGTTTGGAATCCAAAGATACTTCTCGTTCTTGGGAAACACGCGAGGCCATTGCTTTGGTTGTGGATTTTGACTGGGTGGTTTCAGATTTTGTGGTTTTCTCTGATCTTGGTGTGGTGGATGATTTTAACTCAAATAGCCCAGACTTTCTCTTTGAGGGGTCCTGCCCAGTTTGAAATGCTTGCATCAGCTCTTTAACTGACATAGTCTCTTCAAGTTTTTCAGATTCAGCTTTGGGGGACTTTGGAGGGCCCTGTTTTGATTTAGGgctttctttgggttttggagaGGATTTGCCCATAACAGGCAATTGTGAAGGCTTGCTTCCGGTGACCTTTTTGCTCTTTTGCTCTGCCTCTACTTTCTGCTGTAAGGCTTTGACTTTGTCCTTTATTGACCCAATGGGGGTTTCTTCAACGACTGGGGATACAGGTGATGCTGGGGCAGGAGCTGCAGGCACACTTAGAAGGGCACCTGTGTCTGTTGATTCCTCTGCATGCCCCTGGTCTTTCCCCTTCCTCCTGACTGGCTTTTTAAcatctccagcagctgttttgtCCTGCACTTTGGTTAAAGCGGTTGGTTTTGCACTTCTGCGTAGCACAACATCAGTGAATTTTTCTTGGACGACTGGTTCTTTTTTAGCTTTCGTTTTGGAGCTCACAGGTGCATCCAGGAGGTATTCTTTCAGGTCACCACTGTCCTTTATGGCTTTAGGTCTGGGGGCTCCTCTGTTAGCTCTACTTTCACGTAAGACAGGCTCTTGCATTTCTAAGGCTGCCATCCTTTTGGCCTCCTCTACCTCACTGTCTGAGAGGAGAACCCACTCCTCAGCCATTCTAGCTGCTTTTGTTAtcttctctgctgcctctccctCGTAAGTTCCACTCCTCAGTATTTCACTGACTTTCTCTAGGTCCTCTTTGACTTTCTCTAAGTCCTTCTCCATTATTTCTAATGGCTCTCCAGAAACATCCTCAGTCCCTTTCTCTAGACCACACCCTCCTAAAGAAGGGGATTTCTCTGTGGAGTCTGCAGTCAAGATGGCAGTCATTTTGATCAAATCTTGTTTCATCTCTGACACGTCGGATAGGAGGTCTGGTTCTCGGATCAGCTCTGATTTCAGGACTGATGTCTCCGTCTCTTCATCTTCCATATGGAAGAAGAACAAGTAAGGagtaaagaaaatcaaaaattcaaatgaaaggaGACAGACATTGGAGAATGTGGTCAGGACAAGATTGGAACACACTGCAGGGATCATAGGACAACAAATTCACATTGGGTTCTACATCAGGGTATTGGAGGAATTGGGCTTATACTTTCATGTCTCTGGGGAACTGTGGGGGAGCAAAGGCTAAATAATACCAATGGCAAATGATATGAGCAGGAAATAACTTGCTTATACACTCAGCACACCCACACTCACAAGACAAATCTATTGAACAAGActgaaagacatttaaaaaaaaatataccaACTATGAGGGACTATGAATGACTAGATAACCAAGAAACCAACAAATACAATGGAACAagggaaaacaaaggaaacaaagaaagaccATCAAGACATCTCAAGATTGCTCagaatgtcaaaaatgtcaatgtGACTTGAAAACAACTTAGAATACTAGTTGCTTCTGTCAAAGAAAGCCAGTGATAGTCTATACAACAAAAGATGATTTGTCATGCTTTTAATTCTGGACAAAGCAGATCATTCACTTTCACAAAATCAAAGGAGGATTGctaaaatacaagaaaaaacatcttgcaTGGAGGGGCAAAACTTTAAACTCCTTTTGCCCGCCGTTCAGGCTTATGCTTAACCTACACAAGTaactcaaatgaaaacaaataactgtGTACAAAACCATAAGCAGATGGTATTGTGAGGGGACATTCCGACATAACCacaccaacaaaaaacaacaacaaattagCTGTTATTAACAAGACATTACATGTAACTATTCAGACATACAAGCACACGCATACACATTAATGTAAGGCAAGTTATTTCCATGCATAGCGAAGGGAAGTGCTGATGGAAAGGTTGCGGTAAAGAGTGAGTGGAAAGTTCTGCGTACTGATTGAGTTTACAGTTAGTGCAAAAGAGATGCTCATGATCAAGAGCTGCTTGCTAATATGTCTTCATTCAGTAATGTGGTGAGTTCTTGGTCCAGTTACACAAATACTGCCAATATACATTGTCAGTTATATCTACATCAAATATTCTGTACATATTATACATATTCCATTCCtcttaaaaacacatacatgcgATTTAAGAGAATAACACATGACCCATATATGTACAGGCTAATTAAATTGCCCATGTAAATCTTATTTGCCATTTTCCATTTTAGCCATGTTCACATTACTACATGAACAAGGTTAGAAGGGTAGGAGGGGAAGGATTCAGAAAGCTTGCTTTGCCATTACACAAGAGGCATACAACTAGAGGGAATGCTAATATTCTTCAACCCTAATCTCTTGAAACTGTGTGCTTTTGCAATTGCTAGCACCCAGTTTCAGGAACTCTAAGAGCAAGTGCACATGGGTGTGAGCAACCAAGGTTGGGGAACTTTTACATCCCACAAGCAGGTTTCAATAATATTAATGATCTCTCATTAATATTTATGTTAATATTATATCAATATCAACAGTCTGTCATTGACCTAACCTCTACAAAGTCAGCCTTTATGTTACGGAAAGATGTGTTTTGATGCGCATTTAAATCTGTGctatgaaaaaaagtgaaatgtgttgcagtCACAATACGTGGCaagatttttttgattttggagaGGTATTATTGTGTACGAAACCACAACATATTTTTGGTGTCGTCTATGCAGCTTAAAAATGCGGGCATTTTAATTCCAAAACACGTAGCTAAAATATGTGACCTGGCTGCATGAACACAACCCCAGTTGCATCCATCCACCTACCTCAAGCTAATTTGGAGTCACTAAATGACCCTACAGGTTCAACATAATAAATAACGAAAGTGGCTGCCTGCTTCTGACCAGCAAAAAACTTAGAGGTCTTTGTCAAATAAACATCACCACAGTATGAATGAGCTCAATTTTTGAGTACATACGTAGATGGCAGCGTCTGACTCTTTCTCCACATGTCCGATCTCAAATTGTGAGGGGGACAGAGTTAAATTGAAGACATTGTGGCAGGTGtgaaatcagaaaaagaaagtaaagagtGAAGTTAAGCCTCAGGAGAAACAGAACATAGATAGGGGGAGGTGCAGGAAAGAAATCTTTGTTTGACAAGACGAAAAAACATGAAGCTTAAAGGGCTTTGATTAGATGGATATGATCTACAGCTATGCTAAGGGCTTAAATggcagtgtcagtgtgtcagtctgaTTATTGCTCTGTTTAACTTCATTAGGCTAATCACCCATACAATATCAGTATTTTGTCATATTAGTTTGATTAATGAAGATAAGCACACATGCAATATCATTAAAGAATAGCAATATAATTTAGTATATTATTTTGTGGAATAAAGAAATTTAAATAGGAAAACAATGTCTTACATTTCTCTAGCATTCTGCtggtctggaaaaaaaacatgggaaaTAGATCACCGTTAGTCTTCTTTCATCCACTGGATGTCTTGTTATTCTAACTACTATTACTACAACAACTGCTAGTTGATATAAAGAACACAATGGACAAACAGCAAACGACAGCAAAAATGAGCTATGCCACTGACAAATCACACACTAGTCTActacaataaacaaaatatatctaaaatacaacatttgaCTACTTGTGAACACGTCTTTGATTTAGTCTTGATGACAAGGCAGTGGACAGGCTAGGCGAGCAGAGCTAGTTagtagaagagagagagagaagcggTGGCTGCTTTTACCTCTTCCTCTTGCTCTTGGTCTGAATCGGACTCCTTTTGGGAGCAAGAAGCAGCAAGAAGCAGAAAGATGTACAAATAGAAATGATAGCAACGTTAAAGAGGGAAAAAGTGACAGTGGACAATGTATGGTTACCATAGCAACGAAGACAACCAGTCAGTGTGATTTCTGGGAAAGCCGCGgtgattgttaaaaaaaagcattacagGCAAAGATTTTCACGATAAAATAAGATTCATCTTTCACATGATTTCCTGAATCATACAAAATATGTTTCTTGCCTCTTGAACTAGCCATGGTATGCAGACTAGCCATCACACTGTGTGACTTATTGGAGGCTCACTGGGTAGAAAGTCAGTGTTCACAGTTGAGTAGCACGGCATTACTAATGTGCGATTTGAGATGCCAAACTTTAAATATAAGAAATAAGAATTTGCTACTAGAAATATTGCTTAGAATCTAATTAAGGTTATGTCTTGCAAAGGTATTACAACTGATAAGTTGGAGATTAGTATGTATTACAGCATTACAGGGGGAATAGGCTCAAGTTTGCAGTATGGTCCAGGTTATTGGAATGCTTTTCATGGTAAATTATAGCTGCAAACGCACAGTTTTACTTATAAGAACTAACAAGATACGCAACCTCTGTTGAGTCAAACAACAGTAGGGTGCCCTTACCTTGCAGTGTGATGGGAGGGTGATGTTAAGGTTGCATATGGCATTTTGGGTGAGTGACCTGTAGTTCCTGGGTTCTTTCATAAAGGACAGACGGCCACATGGCTCCTGAGTGTTGTCTCTGATCTGCAACAGCCAAGCAGTTCAGCAATAGTCAGGAAAAGTCTATCTTATATGCACACAATATGCAAGAAAATCAATACGGTGACTTATGGTTGAATATTGCTGcacattacatattttaaaaaaatagttcTTACTTTGATGAAGAGTGCtagtctgttttctttaaaggcAAAGAAGCTGAAGAGATGGTGCTGGCCACTTTTGGTAAGGGGAACAAGGTTTCCAAAGCAGTCTGCATAGATAGGTTTGCCTTCAAGTACCTTGGATATATAACAGGCAGGTGAGTACAAGGGCTAAATAACACATGGTAATGATAAAAAGTAATTGCATCCATTTTCAACCCAGCCTAACTGTTGAATATAGCATTTCAAAAAGTATATCCTATGCTCTCCTTCCTCACCTCCACGTCTCGGCTGCGGGCCACCTCAGTAAAGTTCTCCTGCTGCTCTAGGGTTTTGTCAATCTTGTCGTCTGTCATGCAGAAGCAGCGCAGTCGGGCCTCAATGGGATCGTGCGTCTTTGCGAAGATAACAAACTTGGCCATGTAAGGGACACAGATGATCTCTCGGTACACCTGAGTGGAGAAGTTGACAGATTCCTGGACTTGCCGACAGTCTATCAGCCAAAATCTAGAAAGCAGAGTGGGGTTGGGAAGAATCGGTGAGACTGAGTATTTGCTGGCTGCCTCATTTGAGTTAAATCAGACCAGTAATAGATTTACTTGGGTAACAACAAACTCTTTTTTGTGATACCTGGCAGATACATTGGTGGTGAAGGAGACACAGTCATTGATGAATGTTAATGGAGTGGTTCCGGTTATGTCTTCCCATTGAGCAGGCGTTGTTCCACCTACACATGGATGCAAAATATCCGATTGTTATATTAGACTGTGAGCATATGTCTTGCTGGTCTATTtgcaggttttgtgtgtgtgtgtgctctctaACCAGTGATACTACAAAGCAGTCGTAATGTGGGGGTGTCCCCTCCGAAGCCATTAAGGATTGGGTCGGAGTTGGTCTTGGGGACGGGGATGGTCATGGTAATGGGTTTGTGGAACTTCCTCCTGCGTGGCTCCAAAGTGACGATGGGACTGAAGGTGGCCTTGTTGCCCAGGATCTTCCTCACTACATCCACATTCACTGGCTGGGCCTGATGGAGTAAACAGAGAATATAATGACCTATATTCTTATTGTCAAGAAATCCTACACAGGTCATGCACAGGTTGGTCTTCTGACTGAAGGgttaggattagggttagggttagcttGGTTAGGGTTTGCTGGAGTGTACTTTGTACCAGATTCTTCAGCTGACTCCAAtctgtgcagtgtttcccaATAATTAACAAGACTCAGTTGGCCAACAATAGTCTAGTTTGCTAGaatatatgacattttaaaataaattacagaaAAAGTAACTTTTCCATGAGATGCATCTGTAAATGTTCATTACAAGTGTACGAAAACTTTTGACCATGTCAACAGGTatactgatgtttttgtcaATTACCTGTAGTCCGACCCTTATCCTCTTGGTGAGGGCCCCCTCGGGGAAAACCGCCTGCACTTGGGGCACAACAGTGCTGCTCAGGACGCCTCCTTCAGGACCAATAAGATTGCTGTCTTGCTTGATGCGAGACACCACAGCAAAGTATTGTGGGAAATCTCTCGTGATGATACGGCAAATGCGcttcttctccagctcctctggcGTGTCCAGCTCTGGAAGAGGACGGCAGCAGAGAGTGACATGTGTCAGAGACAATAATGTAGGAGCAAACTGACaggttttctgctgttttccccGCAGACGAACTGACCCTCATCCATGCCGTTGAGTATCTGGTTGAGCTCCTCCTGCGTGTGTTCACAGTGATGCTCCTTCCAGCTCTCTCCGGTCTCGCTCCTCAGTATTACCAGCTCCCTTTCCTTTCCCCGTAGCGCAGCGAAGTGGGGGATCTCCACAATTACAGGACTGGAGGGGGAGAGGCCAGGTAGTGTGAGTGAGTAAATACAGAATGTCATGGACGATAGCATAAAGTGTGTCTAAATGTCTCAAGGCATGTGTCTCTTTTTCAATTTCTTGGCTTTACATATGACACTGCTAGCATTAGCGTCTTACTGCTTATGCCAACAGCCTTTGAACCAATTGGTCAGAGGTGAATGTCCGTCCTAGCGGGTGTTCATCAATTTAGTCCACCAAACACAATCGAGGTGATagttaataaatcatttttgaaCAAGTAGAGACATGTAAACTATGTATTAttgactgtttttgtgtgacttCAATATTGATCAAGTTAC of Acanthopagrus latus isolate v.2019 chromosome 10, fAcaLat1.1, whole genome shotgun sequence contains these proteins:
- the ank2b gene encoding ankyrin-2b isoform X13, which gives rise to MAHAAAHIKKARSEMDQPPDLKALEKARERRRRSRERAERKRKSDSNTSFLRAARAGNIDKVLEYLKGGVDISTCNQNGLNALHLAAKEGHVDLVQELLDRGAAVDSATKKGNTALHISSLAGQAEVVKLLVKRGADINAQSQNGFTPLYMAAQENHLDVVRYLLENGGNQSTATEDGFTPLAIALQQGHNQVVSILLENDTKGKVRLPALHIAARKDDTKSAALLLQNDHNADVQSKSGFTPLHIAAHYGNVNVATLLLNRGAAVDFTARNGITPLHVASKRGNTNMVGLLLDRGSQIDAKTRDGLTPLHCAARSGHDTSVELLLERGAPLLARTKNGLSPLHMAAQGDHVDCVKHLLQHKAPVDDVTLDYLTALHVAAHCGHYRVTKLLLDKRANPNARALNGFTPLHIACKKNRVKVMELLVKYGASIQAITESGLTPIHVAAFMGHLNIVLLLLQNGASPDVSNIRGETALHMAARAGQVEVVRCLLRNGAIVDARAREDQTPLHIASRLGKTEIVQLLLQHMAHPDAATTNGYTPLHISAREGQVETASVLLEAGASHSLATKKGFTPLHVASKYGSLDVAKLLLQRRAPPDSAGKNGLTPLHVAAHYDNQKVALLLLDKGASPHAMAKNGYTPLHIAAKKNQMEIATVLLQYGAETNILTKQGVTPLHLASQEGHADMAALLISKGAQINVQTKSGLSALHLAAQEDKVAVSEILAKNGANLDQQTKLGYTPLIVACHYGNAKMVNFLLQNGASVNAKTKNGYTPLHQAAQQGNTHIINVLLQNGAKPNAITVNGNTALGIARRLGYISVVDTLRVVTEEIITTTTTVTEKHKLNVPETMTEVLDVSDEEGDDTMTGDGGEYLRAEDLRELGDDSLPGQYLDGMNYLRFSLEGGRIDSRMQSSDRSFTPTHHSYYSPKHEGMMDELLNCQVTSLARENERDSYRLSWGTENLDNVALSSSPIHSGHSSPCPDHGDHSSFLVSFMVDARGGAMRGCRHNGLRIIIPPRKCSAPTRVTCRLVKRHRLATMPPMVEGEGLASRLIEVGPSGAQFLGKLHLPSAPPPLNEGESLVSRILQLGPPGTKFLGPVIVEIPHFAALRGKERELVILRSETGESWKEHHCEHTQEELNQILNGMDEELDTPEELEKKRICRIITRDFPQYFAVVSRIKQDSNLIGPEGGVLSSTVVPQVQAVFPEGALTKRIRVGLQAQPVNVDVVRKILGNKATFSPIVTLEPRRRKFHKPITMTIPVPKTNSDPILNGFGGDTPTLRLLCSITGGTTPAQWEDITGTTPLTFINDCVSFTTNVSARFWLIDCRQVQESVNFSTQVYREIICVPYMAKFVIFAKTHDPIEARLRCFCMTDDKIDKTLEQQENFTEVARSRDVEVLEGKPIYADCFGNLVPLTKSGQHHLFSFFAFKENRLALFIKIRDNTQEPCGRLSFMKEPRNYRSLTQNAICNLNITLPSHCKESDSDQEQEEETSRMLEKYEETETSVLKSELIREPDLLSDVSEMKQDLIKMTAILTADSTEKSPSLGGCGLEKGTEDVSGEPLEIMEKDLEKVKEDLEKVSEILRSGTYEGEAAEKITKAARMAEEWVLLSDSEVEEAKRMAALEMQEPVLRESRANRGAPRPKAIKDSGDLKEYLLDAPVSSKTKAKKEPVVQEKFTDVVLRRSAKPTALTKVQDKTAAGDVKKPVRRKGKDQGHAEESTDTGALLSVPAAPAPASPVSPVVEETPIGSIKDKVKALQQKVEAEQKSKKVTGSKPSQLPVMGKSSPKPKESPKSKQGPPKSPKAESEKLEETMSVKELMQAFQTGQDPSKRKSGLFELKSSTTPRSEKTTKSETTQSKSTTKAMASRVSQEREVSLDSKPRKKETTQQDREKETKSVAAAHSELTETVDFGNGGLDDSSDSLKHEGVADSLSASSGDGTPHMSSEDSYKHEGLATPGTSPESVCLSPKTGQQTLTTLAATATTVKKESKDTEKSGDSGIRAAGDQLSTELTLPVSSSEAADDHTTSESISVRRSESKPSKPQKLTKQISETIETFLSDDESPDRQLALSLVGSPASRSSSQRHESLELPLKQDSDALSPLADDSLTISHRDSLEGSPLMEENSSHKSPDSIDPSPTEESPPHDSLESSPVEQKSHPSFPTALGSPSKPSSHPEPCKATEFPQDALRGRLLRDHEASADDDSCEQTSQMTSSGKSPLSPDTPSSEEVSYEVNPKPPDHTFLSVPSKPAVIPEDPEEEDTSDSYEAKRKLTPEEEMFKMAAKIKTFDEMEQDARSKKNSRKDLFPSADAKIGDDSYETLEPTRGKLSQSECGLSRPAEDSKLAVFVDPHIKVQPPSPFSAGLHDGSHSKEVKNTTASVTSEGPQSVSGQHHSKSKLETAQAQTVPPSADKDSTAKKSAGTPNAENRTDEQKEESLRKSRENKSDGKGGQKLGVTDQKIGAQKQGSNVTDEVKEDHKVHTGAPEAATASIGRSKEMFKPEVCIYDDTEEDDDALGPPRTESKGVTARVDTDSWSTMREDDAAFAARVKEEEQKILNLAVDRQSLQATPDTTPGRTPTEESTPTSEPNPFLFQEGKLFEMTRSGAIDMTKRSYEEEAGGFAFFQIGEQPLEEPLLEEPSQEVVRSAEEPEVGLNLTLEVKTEETEKSKETAELQSPTECDQPALKADASKCKIPKMGISASSKSAKKDQTSPEGLETKTEKHVNEGCLDLDTSCPDQMITNVQTAETTVTRSVYPEQGQESSDSSPEEPQSVIEAPKQTGKSKQSSASSVKKTPVKTQAKSAAQGRGKSTIPSPSHSTSSSATLKKEASFTSESKSRIPIKASTLKPDSSVKRAESTQDKKLKVPVKKDSRRKSETDAGPSVDAKTKTSSKAKSFCEGETTKPSAKKSADSAKSKSFQSRLPVRGKSGQSSQPTTPTKETSEPCKQSIDFFEEISDEAAKLVARLAQAETEKEHEAAAANSDDESSLIDPSIIERETFPEMQFPPSGDVFPIRPLWDDPVETQMQRIPDDKDQSQVDPQDEAERKEQRLAIIADHLGFSWTELARELDFSEERINLIRIENPNSLQDQSHALLRLWAEREGKSDTETTLIKRLTKINRMDIVHLIETKIIKSTQDETTSHTYAEIERTIALDHSEGFSALHEDIDSPRPGRRTEATRRSPGSGQEVPMVSAEDLSSSLSSLHETMGRSETDSTATGLLRNAQKEKLQKEMETTYSSQRIYEELTDTVHTGSFKQADDLPDIPSQTVTEEKYTDEHGNIVVKKITRKVIRKYVSPDGMETQEVTIEGSHQETVQIEEGDAVSRVVKRTVLRSEGDQKELTFSEPLALGAATSSEFEVEPVQGRKVSKVVKTTVVRGERMEKQMGDPSLAADLPSAREDFEKALSYTGGFGKMLVPHVVEKEVVQDDGSVVKRSHMRKSRTQKRTVMRDAQGKHVHLERLDDTPDALQPDALQQHLHQLLRRYCEDDREEEGEDGDEEEEGGDIDESFD